From Methanobacterium petrolearium, a single genomic window includes:
- a CDS encoding 50S ribosomal protein L14e — protein sequence MPAIEVGRICMKISGREAGEKCVIVEIIDDKFVEIVGSAVKNRRCNIKHLEPTQQVMEIQNEDPEAIKKDLEAAIS from the coding sequence ATGCCAGCAATAGAAGTTGGAAGAATTTGTATGAAAATCTCCGGAAGAGAAGCCGGTGAAAAATGTGTAATAGTCGAGATCATAGATGATAAATTCGTAGAAATAGTAGGAAGCGCAGTTAAAAATCGCAGATGTAACATAAAACACCTGGAACCAACCCAACAGGTAATGGAAATACAGAACGAAGATCCAGAAGCCATTAAAAAGGACCTGGAAGCTGCCATCAGTTAA
- a CDS encoding RNA-guided pseudouridylation complex pseudouridine synthase subunit Cbf5: MTELLQKAQGETDPHYGCPPDARSMEEHLSKGIINLDKPSGPTSHEIDSWVKRILKSDKTGHGGTLDPRVTGILPVGIDTATRAIQLLLEAPKEYVCLMHLHEDVGDTQVQNILEEFTGKIFQTPPMRSAVKRELRVRNIYYVNILEIDGQDALFRIGCEAGTYIRKYCHDIGEALGCGAHMAELRRTRVGDFNEDETLKTLQDVNDAYHYWKEDDDPTHLRECVQPMEKAASHLKKIVVRDSAVDALCHGADLAAGGILQYSEDIKKNETLAVMTLKGELVAAGKSIATSHEIERAEKGIMVDIKKVFMEPGTYPMMWK, encoded by the coding sequence ATGACAGAACTACTCCAAAAAGCCCAGGGGGAAACAGACCCCCATTATGGCTGTCCACCGGATGCACGATCCATGGAGGAGCATCTGTCTAAGGGAATAATCAACCTGGACAAACCCTCAGGACCAACATCCCATGAAATCGATTCATGGGTTAAAAGGATTTTAAAATCTGACAAAACTGGTCATGGGGGAACTCTGGATCCCAGGGTCACTGGCATCCTCCCAGTTGGAATAGACACTGCAACCAGGGCCATTCAACTACTCCTGGAAGCACCCAAAGAATACGTGTGTCTCATGCACCTCCATGAAGATGTGGGAGATACACAGGTGCAGAATATCCTGGAGGAATTCACTGGTAAAATATTCCAAACACCACCAATGCGTTCGGCTGTTAAAAGAGAACTCCGGGTACGTAACATATATTATGTTAACATCCTGGAAATAGATGGCCAGGACGCACTCTTCAGGATAGGCTGCGAAGCCGGTACATACATACGTAAATACTGTCATGATATAGGTGAAGCATTAGGTTGTGGAGCTCATATGGCAGAGCTTCGTAGAACCCGTGTGGGAGATTTTAATGAGGATGAAACTCTAAAAACCCTTCAGGACGTCAATGATGCCTACCATTACTGGAAGGAAGATGATGACCCGACACACCTACGTGAATGTGTCCAACCAATGGAGAAAGCTGCCAGCCACCTCAAAAAGATTGTGGTGCGCGATTCGGCAGTAGACGCCCTTTGCCATGGTGCAGACCTGGCAGCAGGGGGGATTCTCCAGTACTCTGAAGATATTAAAAAAAATGAAACACTAGCAGTAATGACTCTCAAAGGTGAACTGGTAGCAGCAGGCAAATCAATTGCCACCAGCCATGAAATTGAACGGGCAGAGAAAGGTATTATGGTAGATATAAAAAAGGTTTTTATGGAACCTGGAACATATCCCATGATGTGGAAGTAA
- the cmk gene encoding (d)CMP kinase — MIITIGGLAGSGTSTTSHILSEKTGIPLISAGDIFRRMAQERGMEILEFSKFAEGNNQIDQEIDQRQAKLAHEADDLIVEGRLSAYFVDADLKVWCTAPLDVRTERISQREKKPTLQAREEILTREASETQRYQEIHQIDIKNMDVYDIIINTHAFKADSVAQIILKVTEVIKCQQ, encoded by the coding sequence ATGATCATAACCATCGGTGGATTGGCTGGAAGTGGAACCAGCACAACCTCACACATCCTATCTGAAAAAACAGGAATACCCCTCATCTCAGCAGGGGACATCTTCCGACGGATGGCTCAAGAAAGAGGTATGGAAATACTGGAATTCAGCAAATTCGCCGAGGGAAACAACCAGATCGACCAGGAAATCGACCAAAGACAGGCTAAATTAGCGCACGAGGCTGATGATCTCATAGTGGAAGGCCGCCTTTCAGCATATTTTGTGGATGCTGATTTGAAGGTATGGTGCACTGCCCCCCTGGATGTCCGCACAGAGCGGATCAGTCAGCGGGAAAAAAAACCCACCCTACAGGCCAGAGAAGAGATCTTAACCCGTGAAGCTAGTGAAACCCAGCGGTACCAGGAAATACACCAGATAGACATTAAAAACATGGATGTCTATGACATTATAATTAACACTCACGCCTTTAAGGCTGATAGCGTCGCACAAATCATATTAAAAGTAACTGAGGTGATCAAATGCCAGCAATAG